In a single window of the Acipenser ruthenus chromosome 8, fAciRut3.2 maternal haplotype, whole genome shotgun sequence genome:
- the LOC117407511 gene encoding cysteinyl leukotriene receptor 2-like, whose amino-acid sequence MNNSSDHPNCSIDDFKYRVYPATYLTIWVVGFFGNGVSLIIFCKPKKKWSSVNMYLFNLLISDLILVCALPFRVTYYLMESHWIFGDVMCRIMSYAFYLTMYSSIYFLMVLSIMRYLAIVHPYKFVMLRNTHSAKIVCCIVWFFVAAASSPLLLKGITNQGDKVKCLEPQYKIILLMNYVVLLIGCLIPFTVIAVCYFFVVKTLTKPRNRQKKSPSHKKSSAMVVIVTCIFIICFLPYHIVRTVFLETYTIQSLLPGYESCDYINFIHKVAVVTLCLAASNSCLDPLLYFFVGENFMYWWRKRKEQTELKQLNSKDPN is encoded by the coding sequence ATGAATAACTCCAGCGACCATCCCAACTGTTCCATCGATGACTTCAAGTACCGCGTCTATCCTGCAACGTACTTAACTATCTGGGTTGTTGGGTTTTTTGGGAATGGTGTCTCCTTGATCATCTTCTGCAAGCCTAAAAAGAAATGGAGTTCAGTCAACATGTACCTGTTTAACTTGCTAATCTCTGACCTAATACTGGTGTGCGCTCTTCCCTTCCGCGTGACTTACTACCTGATGGAGTCACACTGGATTTTTGGGGATGTCATGTGCAGAATCATGTCTTATGCCTTTTACCTAACCATGTACAGCAGCATCTATTTCCTGATGGTGCTCAGTATTATGCGTTACTTAGCCATAGTGCACCCCTATAAATTTGTGAtgctcagaaacacacacagtgccaaAATAGTGTGCTGCATAGTTTGGTTTTTTGTAGCGGCAGCTTCTTCCCCGTTGCTTTTAAAAGGGATTACAAATCAGGGAGACAAAGTGAAATGCCTAGAACCtcaatataaaattattttattgatgaACTATGTGGTTCTTTTGATAGGGTGCCTTATACCTTTCACTGTCATTGCTGTCTGCTACTTCTTTGTTGTCAAAACCTTAACGAAACCCAGAAACAGGCAAAAGAAGAGCCCCTCCCACAAAAAGTCGTCCGCCATGGTTGTCATTGTCACTTGTATTTTCATAATTTGCTTTTTGCCTTACCACATAGTCAGGACGGTTTTTTTGGAGACCTACACGATACAGTCCTTGCTGCCCGGCTATGAGAGCTGCGACTATATTAACTTTATACATAAGGTAGCTGTGGTCACCCTCTGCCTTGCAGCATCAAACAGTTGCTTGGACCCACTCTTGTATTTCTTTGTGGGAGAAAACTTCATGTACTGGTGGAGGAAGCGGAAAGAACAGACAGAATTAAAGCAGCTAAATTCGAAGGACCCAAATTGA